Part of the Scyliorhinus canicula chromosome 13, sScyCan1.1, whole genome shotgun sequence genome, CATCTCCATCTGTCAACGACAGAATCCAGTATCCATTTTCAGGGAGAAGATCAAATTCTCTCTTTCGATTGGCTGACTCCGTGGCCACACCAACAATCCAGTCAGAGATGtgtcccacctccacctcccagtaATGTGTACCCGATGTGAATCCCTCTGATCCCAAGACGCAAAGGCACTCATTGAACTTCTTTGACTTTTTAAAAGGCGATACCTCCTTGTCCCTGGGTTTCATGCTGGTAAGGCCGTCAGACAAGACAAGTTTACGATGTGCTGTATTTGGGTCAAAGGTCAGTGGTGCTGGAACTTGGAATAAATAAAAGTACCAAGGTTAAATGCTGCACAATAACAAATATAAATAATGGCTAGTTATTTTAAGTCTGCATATAGGCCATTCTCATATAATGGAAAAATACGCCTTTCCAATTCAAACATATTTCTGTAATTCTCATTTCCTCTCGAAATTCAAATTGGGTTTAAAATGGGCAGTACCCTATTTGTTTTAGGCCCCAGCCAACTTTATTGGATTGAGAACTGGTTAACAGTTAGGAAACATCGAGTCAGAATACATGGGTATTTttcaaagtggcaggcagtgaccagtggggcaTCAAATGGATTAATGCTAAActccagcttttcacaatatatgttaatggtttggatgaaggaaccacaagtaatatttccaagtttgctgatgacatgaaactTGCTGGGAAGGTGAGTGGTGAGAATGATGCTAAGAGTCTTCAAGGTATATGAGACGAGTTGAGTgggtgggcaaatacatggcagaagcAGCACAATGCagataaatgtgaaattgtccatcggTAGAAAAAGCAGAATGGCCGAGTATTTTTTAAATAGTGATAGATTGtaaaatgttgatgtacaaaggaaCCTCGGTGTcctagtacaccagtcactgattgAAAGCATGCAGATATAGCAAGCACTTCGGAAGACAGATAGTATGCTGCCCTTAATTGCAATAGGACTTGAGTCCAGGAACAAGGATATCttattgcagttgtacaggaccttggtgagatctcatacctagagtattgtgtgtagttttggtctccttacctaagaaagaaTGTACTTGCCAAAGAGCGAGGGCAgtgaagattcatgagaatgattCCAGAGTTGGCAGGATGATTGTATTGGGAGACATTGAGTCGACTATACCTGTATTCACTAGAATTTAGACCATATTGAAGATGGAGTTGGCTcagagggccgaaaggcctactcCTACCCTCATTTTCTATATTCCTATGTTTATAAAAAGATAGAATGTTGGACTACTTTTATAGCAGGTCGCTGATGCCTGATGGCCTGTTTCATATCAGCCCCGGGACAGATTTATTTTGGAATTAAGAGGACAAATTCCAATTTTGTAATTTGCATGGAATTAGCTATGATGCAGAAACTCACATTTCCACAGCTGACTGTGTGAGTTTGAGCCCCTGATGATGAGAGAATTATGAGAATTGTGAAAATTAGAATTCTGAACACCCAGTGGTTGAGGTTTGTCCAGATTGTATTACTCAATGGGTGATACTCCAGAACAACTGCGATAAACCTGGCCTaatattaaattccatttgtcaatGCAGTCAGTATCTATCTCAGCAATGTAATCACAGAAAGGGTAAGTAGCAAGTTCCTTCATCCTAATTCAAACACATCACGCCAGTCTACATTTAGTTACGGGGGTACCATCTGGTAAATAGGAGGTCAGGTCTCACCAGGGGTAATGATCTCTTTCATTCCTTTCCATGTTGCATACAGCAATGGTCCCCTGAACATTCCCAGTGTCAGGATGCTGAATCCCACAATTTCTTCATCATCTTCTTCAGATCCACACTCACATTCCTCATCACTTCCCTCACTTTCATCTTCATCGTCATCGTCAACATCATCATCATCTTCTTCACTTCCTTCATCTCCTTCGCTTCCATTTTCTTCATCCACT contains:
- the LOC119975561 gene encoding zinc-binding protein A33-like, whose translation is MLFTFYLSFYIQEIKRLPERCLVDEENGSEGDEGSEEDDDDVDDDDEDESEGSDEECECGSEEDDEEIVGFSILTLGMFRGPLLYATWKGMKEIITPVPAPLTFDPNTAHRKLVLSDGLTSMKPRDKEVSPFKKSKKFNECLCVLGSEGFTSGTHYWEVEVGHISDWIVGVATESANRKREFDLLPENGYWILSLTDGDEYEGDELLNLSVKPTTIGVYLDYEQGQLSFYNADNMSHATTYTDTFTEKLFPYFALDPSDRDKNSEPLKLHHLAI